GATTCAAATTTCAGAatctttatattatattaaaataataaaaatcagCCAGGCACCAAATTTTCTTTTTGTATATCAACGATGAAATTTCTTGACGGTTCAAACTGAGTGAAATTTCTATACATACAACTGACATTCAGTATCTGATGACTATGTATAAAAACTGATTGTTTCACTTAATAAGAATAATTATATATCTGAGACCTGTTGTGATGGTATGATTTCGGAACTAAGAAGATTTTCCACCTCATCATTTGCCTCTGCTTGTATTCTCCATCTCTGTACAAACAAATACCAGTTTCTGTCAGCATACATAATAAAGCAAAAAATAAAACATAAAAAGTAACATTTATGTTCAGTTCAACAATTTGCCTATATTTAAACTAAACTATACCGAAAACAAAAATGTAATTTCCACAGGCACAATTGAGTGAGTAATCAAACATATGGGTGGGTTGTTATGATGCATGGTAAGACGAAGTGTGTAGTTACAtgcatatcttaaaaaggaacaacATATTCAAATTTATGTGACATTTAAGAAATATACATCTCCGATATACGAGAGCGTACCTCTTCGAGATTCTCAAGCTCCATTATCTGTTCTATCTGTTGAGCAACACTCTCCTGCACAAGGGAAAAAAAAACACATTGCAATGAGCCTGAAAACTGATACCTAAAGTCACCGTCAACTTTTAGAGTTAGTACATGTAAATATGTAATAAGGTCGATTGTAGTAATAACATTGGCGACCTTACCTATATACCCGTGGGGTCggtcacgggacaccactagtttaaaaatttttagtagaaaatatcctttaaattgtataggataccactaaatttaactgcaggaccccatatatttttcaaatttatagtttttcttttaaattgtacAAGACACCATTACATTTAATTACTCGGACCCCATATATTATCCGAATTTGTAGTTTATTGAAGGTAAACTAGCACTAAAATAGCATCCAAATATAATTAGTACTGGAAAAAAAATTCGGGAAACCATTGAGTTTTAATCCTGGATTCGCCACTGAGTAATAATAAACTTTTGAAATATAACTTTTGAAATATGACTTAAATTAACGTATGAGAATAATGGTTAACGCACCACACTGCTAGCAGCTTCAGCAGCAAGAACATCTGAGTCCAGTTCCACTTCAATTTCAATCATTGAAGATATCTGTAAAGAAGAAAAAAGTCATAAACTAGTGTCACAATGCTTCATtaggttaaaaaaaataataaaaaaaatattggaaTTATGTAGTGCAGATGACATACTCTTGCGTAGCTTTCAATTAGTTCGATTCGTGATTTCAGTGAACTTTCCAATCCTTCACGCACCCTTTTGACTTTATTTCTCCGTGCACTTCAAGAAAAGAAAGTTCATaaaatgttttatttttattttttttatctgagGAAATCACATATTACACTGCAAAGCAGGCAAGAAGGAAAGTAATAAAGATTGTTTAAGAAGATCACCGATAAGAAGGTTCTCCGACAGCAACAATTTTGTTTTCCAGCTGGCACATACGAGCCAAAATCCATACCTGATATATCAGGAAAACAAGATACTTGTTATATGCTACTCTATGTGGTAAACATGTTAAAAGTATATGCGCTTATAATCTTTATAATACCTCATTTTCAGCAGCTTCTTTTAAATCCTTAATGCGACATTGAAGTGTGTCGTACTGAGCCAATAGTTTCTGCCTTATAGCAACTGCTTCTACAAGCCTTTGAGGTAGCTGATGAAAAAAGAAAAGCATTTGATAAACTTATAAGCAACACAGCTAATGAGCTAAATGGGTCTAAACTCACATAGTTGAGTTAAATTCCTTGTTATTTCAAACCAAGAATCTCACATAGTCACATATCTAAAATATAAAATCAGAGGTAAATTTAGACTTGAGTACTAGATTATGTGGGGAAATTGGTTAAATCTTAAGTGAAAAATATTCATAAGGAGCATATCTTCGGTATCAGAAGCACGTGGTTGAAATTTGCTAGTTTAAGGTGAATCCACAATAGCTTTCATATAATCTATGAACAGAAGTAATAAATTGATCAATGTTAAGTTAAAATGATTTTTAGTAAAGGTGGCAAAGGGAGGTTGCGTAACGGGTCAAATAATGTCGCAACAACCTACAAACGCTTGTTATGTCTGTTGCTTTCTGAATTTTATAAATAAGTAATGGGTTAAATGAGTAGAGATAATGCATTTGTTTTAAGAACAGCAAGTAGATCTAACTTCAAACTTTCTTTAATAAAATGACGTAGGAAGTTTTATGCATTTACAAAAAAAAATTGGACCCAATTGACCTGTTCCCTATTAGTAAATCTTTCAGCTTATCGCGTTTAATATAAAACATAACCCAGATCGACCCGTTTGTAGGGATATATGGGAAACTGCGACCTCAAATTAATAGTACCATTAAAGACCCAACTTACTCGATTAAACTGCGGGAACACCAGACCGTTTAAAGTGGCACCAACAGCTATAGACGAAACAGCAGCAACTGAAATAAATTGAGGCAAGCTGGGGTCTATCATTCCGGAGGCCACATCTCCCGTGCCTAAAACAGCTAAAAGTGGAAAGAAGATGGTAGGGCTAAATAGGGATAGTCCTCCATTTTGAGTAGGGGCCCGCATTAATAGCGATTCTTTACCGTTTAAATGGTTTGTTAGGCACATCGGTTCACCAGGGTAGTAGTTGGGAGATTTGGGACTAAATTTTAAGGGGCCCACTTCCCTGTAGACACTTGATGGAGCTGCTACAGCAATTGTTACACGTTCACCTTCTTGTGCAGGGAGATCAACTGTTTTAGTTGCAAATCTGTGTGTACGAGCCATACCAGATGGAGTTTGGACCTGAGGGATAATGCACGacggattaataattaataaaattatacaTAAATCTGACATTAGATGAAAGTAAGTTGCCAGAAGCCacagaaaaaaaaaaacatcaAAGGATGTAGCCGAATATATCAGAAGACAGTTAAAGATAACGAGAAACATAAAACACTGCGAAGAACTTACGACAATGGAGTGAACTGCAGCTGGAGTATCTTGTTTCACAAGCTGCAAGAACTGTAGGCCCCGTTTCCATGTTGGCACATCCATGCTGCGTTCGGCAGGAGGACATCCTTAGAAAAAGTGAATATCAAATGATCAACGTCCACACACTATGATACTCTTCACTGAAAGCATACTGAGTAGAAGTGGTACTACATGTCAAGAACTAACACACGTGGAATGAGTTGTGGAACCAgaattttttttcaccgggggcgaattttttttaaaGCATAGCAACTATTtttgcaaaatatggaggttttgggcaaAATGTGGTGGCTTTGggggcaaaatatggagactttaggggcaaaatatggaggctttgGGGGCAAAAGAGAAAAATCAAAAAATTTTGGGCTAAAAATTTCAAATCCTCTGGGAGCGGGCGTTCCACCCGGCTCCCTTCTGTTTCCGCCCGTGGAGGAATCTGATACGTAAAAATATTATGGACAGGGAAGTAAGGTTGGCATCCTTAAACAACCGAGACATATTtgtagagatgatcaagtattaaAACTAATATATGGATCAAAAGTTCATTATGCAAATGATTCAGACTAGGATTGCAAACAACTGAAAGCATTATGCAAATGATTCAGACTAGGATTGCAAACAACCAACCTGATTTCTTCAGACTCGATGCTTATTATGCTCCCGGAAACAAGCTCGTATTGATAACGGCATTTGTAGCAGGACACAATCTGCAGAAGGGCATTTTAATTCTGATAAGTAAGCATAAAAACATGATGAACCATATGAAAAGCTACAAGATCATTTTTTACCAATCAAGCTAAGTAGAAACTGAATGAAAGAAAGATTTTGAATAAACAAAGCACTCAACATTCAAATAAGTGTCTGTCACATCATATAAGACACATAAAACTAAGAGGTACGTCCATAAAGTGAGTAATAATTCTTTACTTTTCAGAATGTATAATGAATATGCAGTTGATTCTAGATCCTTTATCAAACGGTCATAGTGAGAAAGTAAATAAATATCTAAAGGTTCTTCTGTTCATGCCTGAATACCATTTTGTGGTTGTGCAACAGCAACAGCTATCATGCAACTAGGACATCTTACAATCTTACCAAACGGGACCTGCATTAACGAAAACCGCACCAGATCAACTTAACAGATTTATTCAACAAGAACTTGATTACACAGTAACtacaattatatacctcttcaccaGGAGATACACCCACTCGACAGACATTATCAATGATCCTAAGTGCATCTGAAACCCTCAACAATGCAGCGAGACCACGAACCAACAATGTGTACGTATTTACATCAGGTCTCGACCACCTTAATCTATCACCATCATCGCCTACAATGTATGCATAAATACGTTATTACGTTACGACTAATCACTATTCTATGACTCGAAAGGTAACACAGGGGAGTTACATAATTTTTTATATCTAATATCATACGTATAATATTTGTATGTATCTACAACTTCAATTAGGCTTATTTGTAAGTCATAAAAGGCCATATACAAACCATAATTGAAATTCAAAGTTAGATACATACAAAATCAAATTAATATAAAACAAAATATGGTACGTAACTACATACTACAGATTTAAGTGTAAAGTTATTCAAAACACTTGCTATAAcagaataatttaatatattaccgGAACTGAAACTGGATCGCATGGCTTTAAAAATAGACAATGCCAGATCAGCATTATTCCGATCAATTGATGACGAAATAATTGAACAGCAATCAGACGTGCTGACGACACCACAATTTCTCTTAGTCATTTCACCGAACACTTGGAGTGCTTCACTTGCATCTTTTGCAGCAGAGGTTTTACTAATAATTagctcataatcatcatcattaatattactaacatcactaatatcatcatcattaactgcAGCATTTGAATGATAGCTTTCACTTAAAGAAGCCTTGATCCTGTTATGATTCGGATAACGGAAAGTGTAAAAAACATGAGGTTTTGAAATGGTTTGGTGATGGTGAGTATTGGAGTGAAGATAGAAACGATTTGGCCATGGAGAAGTTAAGTTGAGCGTCATGTGAATTGTGTGTGTGTGAAAATGGAGGTGAGATTAGTTTGTGGATTGTTTTGCTTTTGTGTGGAGAAGATGACGATGATAAATGAGAGGTTGGAATTGGAGGGAACGGGTTGGAATCTTGTGCGGTTGATGGCATGGTGGATATTAACGCTACTGGAATAATAGCCGTTGATCATGTTATCgcaattaaaaatatttaattaaaaataaaatcataaaaaaaaaaaaactataatagTTAACTTTAAATGGAGCTGCGGGGAATCGAACCCCGTGCCTCTCGCATGCGAAGCGAGCGCTCTACCATATGAGCTACAACCCCGAAGTGATTTTTATGATGATTTCAAACTTATTATATTTACTTTGTTAGATCTCTTTATTCTATCAATAGAAGTGTTTGTTTTAATTAGTGACTAACTAGTCCGGACCGGACCGCGCGTTGCGGCGTGGGTtttcgggctgcgtattcatatttaacgtagcgctgtctatttacagaggggaacacggcccttgtgttaagcgccgttttagatgtcgttgtgttaagcggtTTTTAAAAAGTattcgtttcgaacgtagttagttttgttttgttcaataaattttttcgagtgtaacagTGCTGTCgggaaatttaactcgtggcgagcagaaagatacgggctgtcgttgtgttaagcgtttttcaaaaagtgtccgttttgaacgtgattagtttcgttttgttcataaaattatttcgagtctgacgtgccgtcgaaaaaatttaactcgtggcgagcgagaagatacgggttgtcgttgtgtttaacatttttttaaaaattgtccgtttcgcgtatagttagtcccgttgggttcgtaagattttttgtaattgaacggtggtctcgaaaaaatttaactcgcactgaACGAGAAGATatagcccgttataaattcgggtggaattagtttcttttattttaataaaattatatatttgcacttttaacccctgagaaagtgtaaacttaaggggtcgttgtgtaaatataaCTGAAGTTGAGGGgtcgtttcttttattttaataaaactaaatatttaCACTTTTAATCCCTGAGAAAGTGTAAACTTAAGGGGTTGATGTGTAAATATAACCGAAGTTGAGGAGCCGTTTGTAATGCGAACACAAATTCAAAACTACAGTCAACTATAACTAAAAATACAAAGAGTTCCACcacatttagtatataagggttaataatTAAGTATTACTCCtatgatttatatataaataattagtaGTGTTTTACAAGTTAAACTTGAATGTACAAATGAAAAAGCATGCCATCCTTATTTGTGCAAACCGTGATAATCGGTTTTTCTTTTTTCGCCTATTTTCACTTATTATTTGTTAATTTATCAAATAATCTGATTTACTAAACATCTAAAGAAATAATTATTTGATATTGCATTATCATGATTAGCAAGGCCGCTTCACTCGTGCTTTTCCTTGTGTCTTGCACTAGAACAGTGAAATCGTTATTAAGTGGAAGATTCATTAAACTGCGAAACATTATCCTACCATACTTGAAAAATCATGTAAAAGTTGCTAATTCTACTTTCTATTTTCATTCATTTTTCCCGCCAATTATTAAGCTAAAATAAAAAATCAAAAAGAATGAATTGAATGGTTGCCGGGCATTGAGATGAACATAATCAAATTCAAACATTTTTAAACAGGGTCGTCTCAACAATTTGAAGGCCCCAAGCGAAAATAACACTGGACCCTTATACACGTCAAATTTTAAATACAGATAAAAATACAATGTTAA
This window of the Rutidosis leptorrhynchoides isolate AG116_Rl617_1_P2 chromosome 7, CSIRO_AGI_Rlap_v1, whole genome shotgun sequence genome carries:
- the LOC139857204 gene encoding uncharacterized protein; this encodes MTLNLTSPWPNRFYLHSNTHHHQTISKPHVFYTFRYPNHNRIKASLSESYHSNAAVNDDDISDVSNINDDDYELIISKTSAAKDASEALQVFGEMTKRNCGVVSTSDCCSIISSSIDRNNADLALSIFKAMRSSFSSGDDGDRLRWSRPDVNTYTLLVRGLAALLRVSDALRIIDNVCRVGVSPGEEVPFGKIVRCPSCMIAVAVAQPQNGIQIVSCYKCRYQYELVSGSIISIESEEISMDVPTWKRGLQFLQLVKQDTPAAVHSIVVQTPSGMARTHRFATKTVDLPAQEGERVTIAVAAPSSVYREVGPLKFSPKSPNYYPGEPMCLTNHLNGKESLLMRAPTQNGGLSLFSPTIFFPLLAVLGTGDVASGMIDPSLPQFISVAAVSSIAVGATLNGLVFPQFNRLPQRLVEAVAIRQKLLAQYDTLQCRIKDLKEAAENEVWILARMCQLENKIVAVGEPSYRARRNKVKRVREGLESSLKSRIELIESYARISSMIEIEVELDSDVLAAEAASSVESVAQQIEQIMELENLEERWRIQAEANDEVENLLSSEIIPSQQVSDI